The following proteins are encoded in a genomic region of Athene noctua unplaced genomic scaffold, bAthNoc1.hap1.1 HAP1_HAP1_scaffold_36, whole genome shotgun sequence:
- the LOC141974260 gene encoding olfactory receptor 14J1-like: MTNGSSITEFLLLAFADRRELQLLHFWLFLGISLAALLGNGLIITAIACDHRLHTPMYFFLLNLSLLDLGSISTTLPKAMANSLWDNRHISYLGCAAQTFFFFFFATAEFSLLTVMSYDRYVAICKPLHYGTLLGSRACVHMAAAAWGTGFLNSLLHTANTFSLPLCQGNAVDEFFCEIPQILKLSCSHSYLREVGLIMVSACLAFGCFVFIVVSYVQIFRAVLRIPSEQGRHKAFSTCLPHLAVVSVLISTALFAYLKPPSISSPSLDLVVSFLYSVVPPAVNPLIYSMRNQEIKDSMRNLITRCYAESMNCLSSSY; encoded by the coding sequence ATGActaacggcagctccatcaccgagttcctcctcctggcattcgcagacagacgggagctgcagctcctgcacttctggctcttcctgggcatctccctggctgccctcctgggcaacggcctcatcatcaccgccatcgcctgtgaccaccgcctgcacacccccatgtacttcttcctcctcaacctctccctcctcgacctgggctccatctccaccactctccccaaagccatggccaactccctctgggacaacaggcacatctcctacttggggtgtgctgcacagaccttttttttctttttctttgctacagcagagttttctctcctcaccgtcatgtcctacgaccgctacgttgccatctgcaaacccctgcactacgggaccctcctgggcagcagagcttgtgtccacatggcagcagctgcctggggcactgggttcctcaattctctcctgcacacggccaacacattttcactgccactgtgCCAGGGCAATGCTGTGGAcgagttcttctgtgaaatcccccagatcctcaagctctcctgctcacactcctacctcagggaagttgggcttatcatggtcagtgcctgtttggcttttgggtgttttgtgttcattgtggtgtcctatgtgcagatcttcagggccgtgctgaggatcccctctgagcagggacggcacaaagccttttccacgtgcctccctcacctggccgtggtctccgtGTTAATCAGCACGGCTCtatttgcctacctgaagccgccctccatctcctccccatccctggacctggtggtgtcatttctgtactcggtggtgcctccagcagtgaaccccctcatctacagcatgaggaaccaggagataaaggATTCCATGAGGAATCTGATAACTAGATGTTATGCTGAATCAATGAACTGCTTATCTTCTTCatattaa